One segment of Trachemys scripta elegans isolate TJP31775 chromosome 1, CAS_Tse_1.0, whole genome shotgun sequence DNA contains the following:
- the LOC117886914 gene encoding olfactory receptor 52D1-like, with amino-acid sequence MSKVGVKSNLGVCETDEMEIATKCAGDRIASSNSWSISEPDHLMASFNLTTSDPSTFILMGIPGLEAAHVLIAIPFSVFYIIGLLGNLTILFVVGREQTLHKPMYLLFCMLALTDIGTSTSVVPKALFIFWFNWKGITVGGCLTQMFFLHAVGVMHSAVLVTMAFDRYIAICNPLRYDTILTNARIAKLGLVGLIRAVLFVLPALLLLSRQPFCANRIIPHTYCEHMAVVKMLCADITMHMTYNLVIVFVVIGSDLTLIALSYGLIVRAVLRISSKKAHQKALNTCTAHICVILTSYSPSVFSSLTQQFGQGIALHVDIILANINYLIPPMLNPVIYGVKTKELRDKVVKYICRI; translated from the coding sequence ACTCCTGGAGCATTTCTGAGCCTGACCACCTCATGGCATCTTTCAACCTCACCACCTCTGACCCTTCAACATTCATCCTAATGGGCATCCCTGGCCTGGAAGCGGCCCATGTCCTGATTGCCATCCCTTTTTCTGTGTTCTACATTATTGGCCTGTTGGGAAATCTCACTATTCTGTTTGTTGTAGGCAGAGAGCAGACCCTGCACAAGCCAATGTATCTGCTGTTCTGCATGCTGGCACTCACAGACATTGGCACGTCTACCTCCGTCGTGCCGAAGGCTCTGtttatattttggttcaattgGAAAGGCATTACTGTGGGTGGCTGCCTCACACAGATGTTCTTCCTTCACGCGGTTGGTGTTATGCACTCAGCCGTCCTTGTGACAATGGCCTTCGATCGCTACATTGCCATATGTAACCCTCTGAGATATGACACCATCCTCACCAATGCACGAATAGCTAAGCTAGGGCTAGTGGGTTTGATAAGAGCTGTTCTCTTTGTTCTGCCTGCGCTCCTGCTCCTCAGCAGGCAGCCATTCTGTGCCAACCGCATTATCCCCCACACGTACTGCGAGCACATGGCTGTGGTGAAGATGTTGTGTGCAGACATCACAATGCACATGACGTACAACTTGGTGATAGTGTTTGTAGTCATTGGGTCAGACCTGACACTCATTGCCCTGTCCTATGGTCTGATTGTCAGGGCCGTCCTCAGAATCTCCTCCAAGAAAGCCCACCAGAAGGCCCtcaacacctgcacagcccacatctgTGTGATACTGACATCTTATTCTCCCTCCGTCTTCTCCTCTCTAACACAGCAGTTTGGTCAGGGCATCGCTCTCCATGTTGACATTATCTTGGCAAACATCAATTACCTCATCCCCCCCATGCTCAACCCTGTCATTTATGgggtcaaaaccaaagagcttCGTGACAAAGTGGTCAAATACATCTGCAGAATATGA
- the LOC117872651 gene encoding putative olfactory receptor 52P1: MASFNLTPSDPSTFILMGIPGLEAAHVLISIPFSMFYIIGLLGNFMVLFVVGKEQTLHKPMYLLICMLALTEISISTSVMPKALCIFWFNLKSITVGGCLTQMFFLHAVYVMHSAILVTMAFDRYVAICDPLRYTIILTNARIAKLGLVGLIRAVLFILPGPLLLSRLSFCANRIIPHTYCEHIAVAKMSCGDTTVNRMYGLVIVSVVIGLDLTLIALSYGLIIRAVFRISSKKAHQKALNTCTAHMCVILTSYTPSLFSNLTHQFGLGIAPHIHIILANLYFLVPPMLNPIIYGVKTKELREKVVKYIYRI; the protein is encoded by the coding sequence ATGGCATCTTTCAACCTCACCCCCTCTGACCCTTCGACATTCATCCTAATGGGCATCCCCGGCCTGGAAGCTGCCCATGTCCtgatttccatccctttctccatGTTCTACATTATTGGCCTGTTGGGAAATTTCATGGTTTTGTTTGTTGTAGGCAAAGAGCAGACCCTGCACAAGCCAATGTACCTGCTGATCTGCATGCTGGCGCTCACAGAAATCAGCATATCTACCTCAGTCATGCCAAaggcactgtgtatattttggttcaatttgaaaAGCATTACTGTGGgtggctgcctcacccagatgttcttcCTTCATGCAGTTTATGTCATGCACTCAGCCATCCTCGTGACAATGGCCTTCGATCGCTACGTTGCCATATGTGACCCTCTGAGATATACCATCATCCTCACCAATGCACGAATAGCTAAGCTAGGGCTAGTGGGTTTGATAagagctgttctcttcattctGCCTGGGCCCCTGCTCCTCAGCAGGCTGTCATTCTGTGCCAACCGCATTATTCCCCATACGTACTGTGAGCACATAGCTGTGGCAAAGATGTCATGTGGGGACACGACTGTCAACAGGATGTACGGCTTAGTGATAGTGTCTGTAGTCATCGGGTTAGACCTGACTCTCATTGCCCTGTCCTATGGTCTAATCATCAGGGCTGTCTTCAGAATCTCCTCCAAGAAAGCCCACCAGAAAGCCCtcaacacctgcacagcccacatGTGTGTGATTCTGACCTCTTATACTCCCTCACTCTTTTCTAACCTGACTCACCAGTTTGGTCTGGGCATTGCTCCCCATATTCACATCATCTTGGCCAACCTCTATTTTCTCGTCCCTCCCATGCTCAACCCTATTATTTATGgggtcaaaaccaaagagcttCGTGAGAAAGTGGTTAAATACATCTACAGAATATGA